A single Anopheles maculipalpis chromosome 3RL, idAnoMacuDA_375_x, whole genome shotgun sequence DNA region contains:
- the LOC126562096 gene encoding uncharacterized protein LOC126562096 isoform X1 yields MIVSFFPDSVWGCTVKQHQKQKHLLYHKIIYTLISDKYKNRILRKSSFALLYLSYVFIKMLPVTLAIETHTGTKSLTSLAVKARPLPEMVAPSLDDEDDDYFDDYVDEYDIVNNKSAKGMYVGAPCEFTCHAKLHHVYCDPTTNTCSCEKDYVVLIGILKGCAKPKKLGEQCFYDQTCIYNDEHALCVQIVHNAICQCAPGFHSVSYSKPTKRVFCTQDMASITADLPTLFGVTSGIAVLAGLICMVLHLFSKTKYPRPRHFGDANLAPPILFSSDTGIPLTIQSARPSSRSSQRSSGSIGSYGNRRPSSAPLHGSKGVLVSTSRTGAARSAAILLVSCHISAIRNSKSTSTDSQHPSSYLSDDNMTKYLERQLEHQKQLLYLDIPSLRTHNKLFSKFCKATALIGSNHTNVNVGRDNGTGAGHAAGGSSSAGGGSNGQYHAPYHYGTSTNDDSSFDDEDGHGTADPFVNHCYSYDLHDSIELGALPTPASEVANVAVPEDQV; encoded by the exons ATGATAGTGAGTTTCTTCCCCGACAGTGTCTGGGGATGTACAGTGAAGCAGCACCAAAAGCAGAAACACCTCCTGTACCATAAGATCATCTACACCCTCATTAGCGATAAGTACAAAAATCGAATCCTGCGAAAGTCGTCCTTTGCGCTGCTGTATTTGTCGTACGTGTTTATTAAGATGCTTCCGGTGACGCTCGCGATCGAAACGCACACGGGCACCAAATCGCTCACCTCGCTGGCGGTCAAAGCGCGCCCGCTACCCGAGATGGTGGCACCGTCGCtcgacgacgaggacgacgacTATTTCGACGACTATGTGGATGAGTACGATATAGTGAACAATAAATCGG CGAAGGGAATGTACGTTGGGGCACCGTGCGAGTTTACGTGCCACGCCAAGCTACATCACGTGTACTGTGATCCTACGACTAACACCTGCAGCTGCGAAAAAGATTACGTCGTGCTGATTGGAATACTGAAAGGATGTGCCAAGC CCAAAAAACTTGGGGAACAATGCTTCTACGATCAGACTTGCATCTACAACGATGAGCATGCGCTGTGCGTGCAGATCGTCCACAATGCCATCTGTCAGTGTGCGCCCGGTTTCCACTCCGTTAGCTATTCGAAGCCAACGAAACGTGTCTTCTGCACACAAG ACATGGCCAGCATAACTGCGGATCTTCCGACGCTGTTCGGTGTCACGAGCGGCATTGCCGTGCTGGCGGGGCTCATTTGCATGGTGCTGCATTtatttagcaaaacaaaatatcctCGACCTAGGCATTTCGGTGATGCGAACCTCGCACCGCCGATCCTCTTTTCCAGTGATACAG GGATACCATTGACAATACAGTCGGCAAGACCGTCATCTCGTTCCAGTCAGCGCTCGAGCGGTTCCATCGGTTCCTATGGCAATCGGCGACCGTCCAGTGCGCCGCTGCACGGCTCCAAAGGGGTCCTGGTCTCGACCTCCCGTACAGGTGCGGCCCGATCTGCCGCCATATTGCTTGTATCATGTCACATATCTGCAATTAGAAATAGTAAATCCACTAGTACCGATTCCCAGCACCCCAGCAGCTATCTGAGCGACGACAATATGACCAAATATCTCGAGCGCCAGCTGGAGCACCAGAAGCAGCTGCTCTACCTGGACATACCGTCGCTCAGAACGCACAATAAGTTGTTTTCCAAGTTTTGCAAAGCCACCGCGCTGATCGGCAGCAACCACACGAACGTGAACGTCGGCAGGGACAATGGGACCGGGGCCGGGCATGCGgccggcggcagcagcagcgccggCGGGGGCAGCAACGGCCAGTACCACGCACCGTACCATTACGGTACCTCCACCAACGATGATTCGAGCTTCGACGACGAGGACGGACACGGTACGGCCGACCCGTTCGTCAATCACTGCTACAGCTACGATCTGCACGACAGCATCGAGCTGGGCGCGCTGCCGACACCTGCGAGCGAGGTGGCAAACGTTGCG